The sequence GGATTTGAGCAGGACCTGGTCGGTCACGGGAAGCTTCCTCTCGCTGAAGAGCTGCTTCAGGTCCTCCACGGTCACCGAAGGACTCAGATTCCCCACATAGAGTTTGTTCATGGTCTATACGAAAATCTATACGTCCAAATATATCGGCGTGCGCGCGCGTGCAATGGATTGCTCGAAGTAAGGAAAAACAAGgagaaaataaaatagaaaaaaataaaataaatgtgctgAAAATCAGCCGTCACCCCCCAGATGCAGCCGGACCCCCCTGCTACATATACACAACTATGTTCCTGCTCAAACTCTTTTACTGGGATTGAAAAAAAAGTGTCGTTGCGACGTTACTCTGTTGCCAACAAGCGCCGCCTCTAAATAAAACCGCtcttaaaaatcacaaaattactTTTGAGGTGTTTATGGACTTAGATTGGTGTCTAGTGTTCAATTTGCCTGCATAAATCTTTGGATAAGGCATATTGATGAGACTCGGTGAGCAACACAGGAGGGCTTATAGTTCATTTAAATCCActtacagagagagagaatgtcTGTTCAAgtcaatatatatttatacatttgtagtGAGAAGTCGTACAGCCCTTTAACTCGTGTTAATAAACGGATGTACGTGAATTTGAGTCATTCTCAGAGGCTGCTTTCATTTGCAATCGTGATTGACAGCTTGATTGACATCTTTTGGGGTGTTGTGGATTGATGGGCGTTTTCCTCGCTCCCTTGACAGGATAAcccgtttgtttgttttatattcCTTTACACTCAACTCGAGTTTGATTCTAAATTTAATCTACGATTAATAATTAGGGCTGTAAAACCATAAAGCACAGACTCCAAAGAGAATAGCAGCTGGAAAATGGGACTTTCTCTGGGAACGCCCACGTCAATGGAAAAGAAACAGGAATGTGAAGAAACCTTATGGAATTATGATTTAGGAGGAGCATGCACGTTATATATGGATATAATGCATGGATTCCACTTATGTAGACTGTGGTAAACGTTTAtcaaatattattccaatgtttgacatttaatatttgagCCAAATCTTTTCACCATGCCATATCTgtgaaattatatatacacacacagataaTCACTTAATATTCAACATCTAGATTTCTTCCATTGCAAATgaaatataattgtatatttttttgctGATTTCTGTACATTTATACATCAGTGTTTCATACTCATCAGATCTTCATATCACACACTGCAACATTATACGCGTCCAAATGCAGCAGTGCCAGGTAGCAAATGTGTTAGAGCGGCTTTATCTTTACTAATACTGTAGCATAATCTGTAACTAAATTGAGGCCATTAACTGACTGTTTGTTGTGCTTAAAACACCTTGAATATGTTAGTGGcatcttcagaaatcattcaaatccCTCCAACAGCCAGGTACAGTAAAGGAAGGGAGTCCCAGATTGGTCAGCTAATGCAGACACCCAGTATACAAATTAATGCCAAATCCCTGAGtattttaaactacatttaacaTGCTGGAGAAGTATTTCAGTTGATACTATTATTAACAATATGTTCTCTGAGGTAAAGAGACGTAAATTGGAACAGAGCTCTTTCAAGCACTGGTGTTCTAGCATTCCTTTTCAATAAACCTATTCATTTCTCTGCAGTTTAAGGCAAAAGCCTCAAGAGAATATTTGTATGCATTACATAAATATGTCATCCATAACTTTACCTTCCTTTTCTGATTCTCAACAACAGCTTGTAGCTATTCTCAAGAATTTAGATTCAATCCTTTAGGTTTGAATCATgcatatttcatgttttgtgTGATTCAAGCATAGGTTCACACAAGGTGGGAGGTATAAAGCAGTTTATTGCAAGACCACCACTAAgcttaaaatgcataaaaacaagGGAGGTGTGAGCCAGACACTAtcatattacaaaataaacgCAAATTCTGCATCAGGTTGGAGAtggatgagaaaaaaaaaacaaacaaaaacaacagttcAAAAATATTCATCCAACTACTGAAACATCCAGACCGGTCAAAGACACATGAAACCTTTAGGCAAGAAATCGAAGGGACTGAATTTAAAGTACATCCAAACTCATGCCACCAGAAATAAACATCTACGTCATCAACAATGTCATTGTCATCATCGTCTTCATGAATGGTGAGAGGAGTCGAACTTCACTTCAGTAATGAcctgtaaaaacaaacaaaggtatttgtttgtcacaaatCACTAGAGCACTTACAACACTCTGGAACCATAAAACCAGGTAGACATTGCAAAGACTTTCATTCAAATTTATTGAGCAGTACTTACGAGGGGAGTAGGAGCGAGAGCGTGATCGTGACCTGTATGGTCCTCTGCCGTAGTAAGGAGAGGGGGATCTCCTCCTGCTAACAAAAAGGTGACATTTAATGAAAACGCTAGCATTTACAGCTCACAACAAAGAGGTGACATTCAAACTGCAGCATTCTgaaccatttaaaaatgttaaaactaTATTGTAGTGGAACAGCTGGGTAAGAAAAAATCCGATCTACTGGGCCAGGAGAGAGAAAATCTCAGTGTTGAACCATGCAGGACGGTCCTTACAAACATCACACAAATTGCTGAAAAGTAGAGGATCACCTGTATGACCTGTTGTTGTTGTAGTAGTCACGGTCATCGTAACGATCATATCCACGTTCGTAGCCTCGATCGTAGTAATCACGGCGACGACTTACGCTCGGGCCTCCGCCACTGCacatgaggggaaaaaaaaaaaattatttgggcTCAAAATTGATCAAATCATTTCCCTATGAGAGAAAGCAATTGATATTCACAATGCTCtgaggccctgtttccacctagtattaagatgcatttttgtcgatcagatcacaagtgggCGACGCTAAGTGTAAACGGGgtgtaaaacgttttgagcttgtccacttttgaccacttccagaggtagtcaaaCACATTTGACCAGATTGCTTTCATAATGTAAATGCTCATGTGGTTGAATGCattcgaacagccacaaaagaccatcTACTCTCAGCCTACTGGcctaatgtgtaaacattatgggatgTGTGCgagccagacgggatttaaactcTTGACTCAAGAACCAAGTTTGGtttgtaccaagcacaatgttctctcatcattcctgatttctaacacgcaCTTACAGTGTTTGGCCGGTCTTGtttcagagcagaaacgaaggCTGCTGCTCTCCGTATGTTTTTCCATCATCATAAGCCGCGTTTCCATTACAGATAtgcgcaaaacttttgcgataTTTTCTAAGTATCTACTAAAAACATTGCAAAATGACTGCGTTTCCATTAACCGATGTTATGCAATACAAATGTCTTTTTTCCTCTTGCGATAAAGTCATTCCAAAAATCATGGCAACGGATGTTGGTAGGTTTACGTATATCCCAGCCACTGCACTAGCCattatttttgaacaaattagATGTAAGCATGTTATCCAAGCATTTATGCCAAGGAAAGCCCTTTGGGAGCAGCCACGTATGAAGAGTTTCTGGGTGTTTCTCCCTCCTATCTGATTAGAGGTCTTGATAAATTCAAATTGTGGCGTTTCCTTGTCGTTTAGAGGACAGTAGTCCCGTAATACTTTTGTCTTTTATGAGTTTAATGAAGAACTCATATTCTGTCCAAACATGCCACACCCTCTTTTAAGAATGATCGACTTTTACATATGGCAGTGACCTGTAAATGTCTATTGCAGTTTtgcaaaataatcatttttcaAATTGCCTGAAAAACCACCTCATACAAgcgtaaaaatatttttgcaatatATGGGAGTGTTAGTGAAATTGGCGCATTTTCAATTTACTCAATTTAAGAAACACAGCTAGTGGCCTGTTCATACATAAATTGTGCAAGCTCTTTTTGTCCATTCtatcgaaagatctgaaaaaacccatacatttacccacctaTAGACCATtcccttgaagaaatcaggacagaagtggtagtctacttgtgatctgatcgaccaaaatgcatcttaataccaggtgtaaacagggccagaGTTTGTCATTAAAACAGGGGTGCAAAACTaagttcctggagggccacagcagAGTTTTGCACCCCTGATCTAGAACATTTAGTTGAATCATTTGGCAAGATTGTGATAATTAGACAGTAAAGGATCAGAAACACAGAACTGAAATCAGACTTACTATGTTGGTCTGCCCATATATATTCCAGGAGTAGGTGTGTGTGGTCTCTTTGTAATCGAGTAGTCGACTCTAATTCTGCGGCCGTCTAGTTCCATACCATTTGCACGCTCTTTAGCCTAGAACCAAAACAGTCCAGAATAACCCATACTGAGCATACAATATTCTTCCTGCTTAATGCCATTAATCCCAGGTGTCGTTATTGCTGGCCATAAAATAGCTGGGGGTAAACAGTACATACTGtacttcaataaaataaaataaaattaaaataaatgtataatgcaACTTCACTGCTGACAAACCCCATACAGAGAATAACAAATAGCTTAATACAATTTGAATCAAACTTTAactttgatttgttttttgttttgttttttaaatttgcaaTTTCAGTAAAGGCAGAATGTTTCGTATAAACAAAACAGCCTTTCACTTTAAGTAAATCCATACAACCCATTCAACAGGACAATTCACCTCTTTTGAATCTTCTCTGTTCTCAAAGTAAACGAAAGCAAAACCCCTGGAGCGCCGAGACTGCTGGTCATAAACGATGGAGACGTCACTCAGAGGGCCATACTTGGAGAAGACCTCCCTCAGGTCTCTCTCTGTGGTGTATAGGCTCAGCCCAAACACTCCCAGGCAGCAGTTTGGGTCTGGGTTTGCCTAAAGGTAAAGAAAACATTACAGATTACATAAAAGCAGTGCAAAaacaacatgcaaaaaaaaaaaaagcatgtatGGAACTGAGTCTTTGTCTCACCCTGTCACCAACATGGCGTCTACGGTTGGACATAGGAGAGTGGCTATGACTGCGGCGGCGATGGTATTCGCTGCTGTACGAACGGCTGCGTGAACGTCTCCGGCGAGAATGAGAGCGCGAGCGGGAACGACTGTAATGTCTGCGAGAGCTCCGATGGGAGCGAGACCTGCATAAGGATGGAGTAAAGTGAAGAAGAGCAAAGTAAAAGGCAACAGACATGCAGTCTATCAAGTTACGAACTGATAAGTCCTGTCTTAAACTCCTTAGACAGACAAGAACCTCCAGCTTCAAATTTCATTATATATCAAGTTGCTACCAACACATGTCAAATGATCAACTGCAGAGTTCTTAAAATCGTAGCCGTGGGTGGGgggagcatttttttttttcctcaagtcTGGCCCAAACTTTGTTTCTACTTTTAACTGGAAAGCAGCAGGTGTAACTTGCACTCTTGTCAACTCGATGTACTGTGAATTCCAGTTGTAGCTGAGCCACGTGGCCATTTCAACAgtttaaaatgatatgaaattTTGGAACACAACCAAAAGCAAACAATCAAAAGCTACACTACTGCATCCTCAACACAAAAGAACTTCATGGCAAATGTAtcaattaacattaaagggttagttcacccaaaaaaatgaaaatgtcatcatttattactcgccctcatgacgttccacacctgtaagaccttcagtcatcttcagaacacaaattaaaatatttttgatgaaatccgagaggtatatgacttttccatagacagcaatttaataaccactttcaaggtccagaaaggtcctcaagacataattaaaatagtccacCAATTTTGAGAATACTTTTAGCgcgcaaaaaaacaaattttattCTGCAGTATCttctcatacgttgtttacgttcagcacttccaggttctatgtcagaacacagactcattattggccggctcctgcgtcagcatcacacgcatgcatcatgctgatcacgtgatcagctttggccaatactgagccagcattcagacgtagaacctggaagtgctgaacGTAAACATCACATGAGACTGAcacaagagaagatattgttgaataaagttattttttttgtttttgcgcacaaaaactattcgtcacttcataacattaaggttgaaccactgcagtcacatggactattttaacaatgtctttagtacttttctggaccttgaaagtggtgactATATTGCCGTCTATGGTGGAGTCAGacagctcttggatttcatcaaaaatctctTTATTTGTgctccaaagatgaacgaacgccttacaggtgtgaaacgacatgagggtgaataattagtgacagaattttaatttttgggtgaactaaccctttaatgtaaaaataaataaatgcttttatgaattattttaaccctctggtgctcttcATTCACGAGTCACACTCATACTCCTTCTGGTCAAAAGTGGCCAAAAACCTCAAATGCAActttttcaataaaatcaatgtaatatacttttgtttaatattatgtaatatttagtATTTTGATGGAATTGTATGGTACCAAGTACCAATTTTTCATTTCAAGCACTAAAAGGTCTCAAAAAAATGACATGTCATGGCATctgtcaataaaaaaaacattttaattaaaacaattaatgacaaataaaaatgacatcaaaacatGGAAATAAAATTACTAGAAAAATAACTGATAGATTATCAATAATGCATCACTGTTTTCAAAAAAGAAACATCTAAAAAGGAATAGCCACATGAGTTGAAGCTGAAGAGTGAATGAACACTCATTCTATAGGACACATCCTGTATGAA is a genomic window of Chanodichthys erythropterus isolate Z2021 chromosome 14, ASM2448905v1, whole genome shotgun sequence containing:
- the tra2b gene encoding transformer-2 protein homolog beta isoform X2; this encodes MSDAEKEFAKRESRSASRSASPRGSAKSASRSPDHSPAQSKEGSRHSRSKSRSRSRSKTRSRSHRSSRRHYSRSRSRSHSRRRRSRSRSYSSEYHRRRSHSHSPMSNRRRHVGDRANPDPNCCLGVFGLSLYTTERDLREVFSKYGPLSDVSIVYDQQSRRSRGFAFVYFENREDSKEAKERANGMELDGRRIRVDYSITKRPHTPTPGIYMGRPTYGGGPSVSRRRDYYDRGYERGYDRYDDRDYYNNNRSYRRRSPSPYYGRGPYRSRSRSRSYSPRHY
- the tra2b gene encoding transformer-2 protein homolog beta isoform X3, with product MSDAEKEFAKRESRSASRSASPRGSAKSASRSPDHSPAQSKEGSRHSRSKSRSRSRSKTRSRSHRSSRRHYSRSRSRSHSRRRRSRSRSYSSEYHRRRSHSHSPMSNRRRHVGDRANPDPNCCLGVFGLSLYTTERDLREVFSKYGPLSDVSIVYDQQSRRSRGFAFVYFENREDSKEAKERANGMELDGRRIRVDYSITKRPHTPTPGIYMGRPTYGGGPSVSRRRDYYDRGYERGYDRYDDRDYYNNNSRRRSPSPYYGRGPYRSRSRSRSYSPRHY
- the tra2b gene encoding transformer-2 protein homolog beta isoform X4, which translates into the protein MSDAEKEFAKRESRSASRSASPRGSAKSASRSPDHSPAQSKEGSRHSRSKSRSRSRSKTRSRSHRSSRRHYSRSRSRSHSRRRRSRSRSYSSEYHRRRSHSHSPMSNRRRHVGDRANPDPNCCLGVFGLSLYTTERDLREVFSKYGPLSDVSIVYDQQSRRSRGFAFVYFENREDSKEAKERANGMELDGRRIRVDYSITKRPHTPTPGIYMGRPTYGGGPSVSRRRDYYDRGYERGYDRYDDRDYYNNNRRRSPSPYYGRGPYRSRSRSRSYSPRHY
- the tra2b gene encoding transformer-2 protein homolog beta isoform X1 — its product is MSDAEKEFAKRESRSASRSASPRGSAKSASRSPDHSPAQSKEGSRHSRSKSRSRSRSKTRSRSHRSSRRHYSRSRSRSHSRRRRSRSRSYSSEYHRRRSHSHSPMSNRRRHVGDRANPDPNCCLGVFGLSLYTTERDLREVFSKYGPLSDVSIVYDQQSRRSRGFAFVYFENREDSKEAKERANGMELDGRRIRVDYSITKRPHTPTPGIYMGRPTYGGGPSVSRRRDYYDRGYERGYDRYDDRDYYNNNRSYSRRRSPSPYYGRGPYRSRSRSRSYSPRHY